The genomic stretch ATTAAGAAGCCACAGGGAAGGAGAGATGAAAGCAATAGTGGTCAAGAAAGCAAGTTGGATTTTACAGGTGACAAAGTTTCAAGGAATGAAGAGAGCTTTGCTACAATACCGACAACACCAGTCGAGCAAGTTCAGAGAGTTAGACAGACCAAGGGAAATCAAGAGCTCAATGATGAGCTCAAAATGAAGGCGAATGAGCTTGAAAAGCTTTTTGCAGAGCACAAGCTTCGGCTTCCTGGGGATCAGTCTAGTTCTGCTCGAAGAAGCAAGCCCGTGGATGCAAAGAAGGAACAGGCAGTAAGTtcacaaaacagaaaacaagcAGCGGAGGAGATTGCTTCTGCACAATTTCCTGCGGCTAACACAGTGTTGGAACCAATGGGTAGTTCTAGTGAGATGGAAAATTTCAATACTACTCCACCAATGAAGATAGCTGGTATCCAAGATTACGGTGATAATCTGAGGCAAAATTTTTCAGAGCCTGGTTTCTCTCTTGATTCTAAAGGAAAATTCTATGAGAGGTACATGCAAAAAAGAGATGCTAAACTGAGAGAAGAATGGGGTTCtaaaagagaagagaaggaaGCCAAGTTGAAGGCCATGGAAGATAGCCTTGAGAAAAGCAAGGCAGAATTAAAAGCCAAGTTTTCAGGGGCAGCAGACAGACAGGATTCAGCATCTAGTGCTCGTAGGCGCGCAGACAAGCTGAGATCATTCAATTTTGGATCTAGTATGAAGAGGGAGCAGGTACTGATTCAATTTAAGTTACCATGAATTTAGGTGTAAAATTGATGACTGGAAAGTATGATTTTtcccattttccttttttttttttcctgaccAAATCTTTGAAGATATTTGTGTTGCTGGTTGGTATTTGTATCTTAGGATAATAGTTTTCTGTTTTGACAACAGCCAATAGATTCCATTCGTTGGGAGAAGGATGAGGATCTCTCTGAATTTCCAGGCCAAAATTTGTACGGAGAAGATAGGTTCTCTAATGAGGCATCTTTAGGAGACGGTGCTTCTAGAagcattcaaaataaaaagcttTTTCCCAATAGAAACTTGCCTTCGTCTACCCCCTGGACACCAACTGCACCAGCTCCACGGTCATCAGGCAAAATTTCCAACCTTAGTTCAGGTCGGCGAAGACCAGAGTTAGAAAATCCTCTAGCACAGTCAGTTCCCAACTTTTCTGATCTCAGGAAAGAAAACACAAAGCCCTCTTCTGGAGTGAGCAAACCAGCTGTTAGCAAAATACCTGCTCGTTCACAGGTCAAAAGCTTTTCCCGCAGCAAGAGCACTAGTGAAGAGATAATGGCCAAGGAAGAGAAGCCACAACGTTCTCAGTCCTTGAGGAAAAGCTCTGCAAATCCTGTAGAACTGAACAACTTATCTTCTCTACACTCTGATGGGGTTGTCTTGGTACCATTTGATGAAGAGCAAACCGAGCAGGACTCCTATGATAAATTTGCTAAATATGTGGAGTCGAAGTCGTTTTTTAGGAAGAGTAATGGCATAGGCACTGGTTCTGGAGTTAGTTTTTCCAAGCTGAAAGGATCCATTTCTTCTGAGACTttaacaaatgaagaagaagttgAGGGAGAAGATTCAGTTGACACagccaaggaagaagaagagaaagagctTGAAAATGGTGTTGATATGGATATGGCAGTTGAAGATGGTGATGATATGGATGTGGATAATGGGAAACGAAAACTGAGCCAGGGTTCTGAAAGGTCTGATAATGTCGATTCTGTAAGATCTCTTTCCCAAGTGGACCCTACTTCAACGGCTGAATTGCCTGCGGCTGCACCCTCAACATTTCATACTTTGGGGTCTCTACCAGACTCACCTGGGGAAAGCCCCATTTCATGGAACTTGCACATGCATCATTCCTTTTCCTACCCTCACGAGGCCTCAGATGTTGATGCCTCTGTAGACTCCCCAATTGGGAGCCCTGCTTCTTGGAATTCTCATGGTCTTACCCAAATAGATGTTGATGCAGCTCGGATGAGAAAGAAATGGGGAAGTGCTCAGAAACCTATCCTTGCTACCAATTCATCTCAAAATCAGTCACGTAAGGATGTGACAAAAGGATTTAAACGGTTATTAAAGTTTGGAAGAAAAAGTCGTGGGACAGATAATATGAGTGACTGGATCTCTGCTACGACTTCTGAAGGGGATGATGATACAGAAGATGGGCGAGATCCTGCAAACCGATTATCAGAAGATTTTAGGAAGTCAAGAATGGGATTCACGCAGGGTCCTGATGACAGCTTCAATGAAAGCGAGTTCAATGAACATGGTAACTAACGGATATCctaatttccaattattttgatatatagaACTTATTGTATGCTGGAGTATATGATGTtcagaatgaatcccacattgat from Pyrus communis chromosome 7, drPyrComm1.1, whole genome shotgun sequence encodes the following:
- the LOC137739956 gene encoding uncharacterized protein, coding for MKSDTPIDYAVFQLSPKHSRCELFVYSDGNTEKLASGSVKPFVTHLKVAKEQVALAIPSIKLEVDKHKHTETWFTKGTLERFVRFVSTPEVLELVNTFDAEMSQLEVARRIYSQGMGGHHAGALGGDGTGTTAAADATKKELLRAMDVRLVAVRQDLTTACARASAAGFNPDTVSELQHFADQFGAHHLNKACRKFISLCQRRSDVISQWKPSADDRAVRSSCESDMSIDDLTENSSGPHNEPQNRHEQQEDPLKPSTCQQPESLNANFPTQQRNSVTERDKEEGKAKVEKKVESQTESTTPLGVSQPGRRLSVQDRISLFENKQKESSGGGSGGKPVVAKPGELRRLSSDVLSAKPGELKRLSSDVLSAPAVAEKAVLRRWSGASDMSIDLSGEKKETESPLCTPSSSSASHLFSQTKVAANTISGVTVDKDQKGSTDSTDFCKVEGRSASGRVGDVELKDEAEGQTRVGVFVAKEEVGSKVKKEQVGSHTQSRTSSGRTEQVGLSDQGIYSGSEERSSGFKDQSGSETQSKSFSGRTKVVQGKNLVGGAISGGGFGSRVEDSRPRDQPMTQLLPRGYQGHSRSFSGQFEGGVGRKLEEASSAQLQGFEGDQLPPQPLFRSFSGEIGGVGKVDCTSSDKKHIRMEDSGAQKMRFQKPVSASCEQIKKPQGRRDESNSGQESKLDFTGDKVSRNEESFATIPTTPVEQVQRVRQTKGNQELNDELKMKANELEKLFAEHKLRLPGDQSSSARRSKPVDAKKEQAVSSQNRKQAAEEIASAQFPAANTVLEPMGSSSEMENFNTTPPMKIAGIQDYGDNLRQNFSEPGFSLDSKGKFYERYMQKRDAKLREEWGSKREEKEAKLKAMEDSLEKSKAELKAKFSGAADRQDSASSARRRADKLRSFNFGSSMKREQPIDSIRWEKDEDLSEFPGQNLYGEDRFSNEASLGDGASRSIQNKKLFPNRNLPSSTPWTPTAPAPRSSGKISNLSSGRRRPELENPLAQSVPNFSDLRKENTKPSSGVSKPAVSKIPARSQVKSFSRSKSTSEEIMAKEEKPQRSQSLRKSSANPVELNNLSSLHSDGVVLVPFDEEQTEQDSYDKFAKYVESKSFFRKSNGIGTGSGVSFSKLKGSISSETLTNEEEVEGEDSVDTAKEEEEKELENGVDMDMAVEDGDDMDVDNGKRKLSQGSERSDNVDSVRSLSQVDPTSTAELPAAAPSTFHTLGSLPDSPGESPISWNLHMHHSFSYPHEASDVDASVDSPIGSPASWNSHGLTQIDVDAARMRKKWGSAQKPILATNSSQNQSRKDVTKGFKRLLKFGRKSRGTDNMSDWISATTSEGDDDTEDGRDPANRLSEDFRKSRMGFTQGPDDSFNESEFNEHVQALRTSIPAPPMNFKLTEDHLSGSSLKAPRSFFSLSSFRSKGSDSKLR